In Nitrobacteraceae bacterium AZCC 1564, the following proteins share a genomic window:
- a CDS encoding hypothetical protein (product_source=Hypo-rule applied): protein MNEKCDENESGPYQIKRTSRETLQQISRNILHQSGIRSAQWASAVMMYLVAMLDETPSLTATSA from the coding sequence ATGAATGAGAAGTGCGATGAGAATGAATCCGGTCCCTACCAGATCAAACGAACGAGCCGCGAAACACTGCAGCAGATTTCACGAAATATTTTGCATCAGTCCGGCATCCGGTCGGCGCAATGGGCCAGCGCGGTCATGATGTATTTGGTCGCCATGCTGGACGAGACGCCAAGCCTGACAGCCACTTCCGCGTGA
- a CDS encoding transmembrane sensor (product_source=KO:K07165; cog=COG3712; ko=KO:K07165; pfam=PF04773,PF16220; superfamily=51905; transmembrane_helix_parts=Inside_1_56,TMhelix_57_79,Outside_80_299), with translation MAWIAHLHSGNETEADWASFDAWRKFDAAHAKAAQKVEKIWEQLGPALTQGRRRNSIITSILVAVVALSGLAFASGLFGPPAAYFADFSTSVGEIRTVILKDGSRVDLDTATSFDVDADQRHIVLHTGRIFVQVARDPSRPFSVTSGDTTVRALGTAFVVRRDGDATTVAVTEHAVSFSNRRDSLRVEAGHALTYSLAKGFEQTRTIDLDTATSWRRGELAFGDRPLSDVVKEIERYHRGRIVILGDAVGRLPVSGVFDVRDTDTLFASIELALPVQVIRLPGVAILRWNSSRAPPPRS, from the coding sequence TTGGCGTGGATCGCGCATCTGCATTCCGGCAATGAGACGGAGGCGGACTGGGCCTCGTTCGACGCCTGGCGCAAATTCGATGCGGCTCACGCCAAGGCGGCCCAGAAGGTGGAGAAAATCTGGGAGCAGCTTGGTCCGGCGCTGACGCAGGGGCGGCGGCGCAACTCGATCATCACCAGCATTCTGGTTGCGGTGGTCGCACTGTCAGGCCTTGCGTTCGCTTCAGGTCTTTTCGGTCCGCCAGCGGCGTACTTCGCGGATTTCAGCACGTCTGTCGGCGAAATCCGCACTGTCATCCTGAAGGACGGCTCGCGGGTTGATCTCGATACCGCGACCAGTTTCGACGTGGACGCCGATCAGAGACACATCGTGCTGCATACGGGGCGGATCTTCGTGCAGGTTGCGAGAGACCCAAGCAGGCCATTCTCGGTGACATCGGGCGACACGACAGTCCGCGCGCTCGGCACCGCGTTCGTGGTGCGCCGGGATGGTGATGCGACCACGGTCGCGGTGACGGAGCATGCCGTCAGCTTCTCCAACCGGCGCGACAGCTTGCGCGTAGAGGCGGGTCACGCGCTGACGTACTCGCTCGCAAAGGGATTTGAGCAAACCCGCACGATCGATTTGGACACAGCGACATCGTGGCGCCGGGGAGAACTCGCGTTCGGCGACCGGCCGCTGAGCGATGTGGTGAAGGAGATCGAGCGGTATCACCGCGGCAGGATCGTCATCCTGGGCGATGCGGTGGGTCGTCTGCCGGTGAGCGGTGTCTTCGATGTGAGGGACACCGATACGCTGTTCGCATCGATTGAGCTCGCGCTTCCCGTGCAGGTGATCCGACTGCCCGGCGTTGCCATTCTGCGATGGAACTCATCACGCGCGCCTCCGCCAAGGAGTTAG
- a CDS encoding iron complex outermembrane receptor protein (product_source=KO:K02014; cath_funfam=2.170.130.10,2.40.170.20; cog=COG1629; ko=KO:K02014; pfam=PF00593,PF07715; smart=SM00965; superfamily=56935; tigrfam=TIGR01783) — MSAPRGRMASVLTFEIAPGKLSDALTAWAKTSGLKILAPSDKIKDVQTAGATGRLTSADALHQLLSGTELDYRMTNERHVTVFDPKAVLDAHAQAAGALPTVEVTETKPNDASSLPPVYAGGQVASGAKLGLLGNRGVFDTPFNTTSYTSKTIEDQQAKAIGDVLANDPSVRILSSQPNGGETFFIRGFPVANANVAFDGLYGVVPYWKGSVASAERIEVVKGPGALLFGMAPGGSVGGSVNIVPKRAGDEPLTRVIGNYVADSNFGGQVDVGRRFGDQNEFGVRFNGVYRDGETYRDTSQRQGEVALGLDYRGERARVSLDLGYLDLRYNGTEGAMFAGTNIIPPAPDARKQIFQPWTYYNSQTLYGAVRGEVDVTDNVTVYAAAGGRNYKDQYLLPFGSGLTAAGNFTENFSRANEYWNAYTAETGIRAKFDTGFVSHRVSVAASTLVTENGSLSDASLPPVASNIYNPTFVARPTYASFGALPKTAASELNGVAVADTLSVLQERIQFIVGARYQEVQAENFNATTGVRTSNYESNAVSPAFGVVVKPVESISLYANYIEGLSAGLVAPPGTNNAGQVFPPIVSKQTEGGVKFKMGALGATVGYFDITLPSIFNDNNTYVMNGLQRNSGVEFNVFGEITPGLRALGGFMFLEAELEKTAGGTFDGNMPTNVPRRSVNLGVEWDTPFIHGLTLTARGIYTSSVYVNQANTQVLPDWTRYDVGARYKIERANGKPVTIVANVINVFDKAYWSSASLYRGAPRTFMLSTVFDF, encoded by the coding sequence ATGTCCGCGCCGCGGGGGCGTATGGCGTCGGTGCTGACGTTCGAGATTGCGCCCGGTAAGCTTTCCGATGCGCTCACCGCGTGGGCCAAAACGTCCGGCCTCAAGATCCTGGCACCAAGTGACAAGATCAAGGATGTGCAGACCGCGGGCGCAACTGGTCGTCTGACGTCTGCGGACGCGCTGCATCAGTTGCTGTCCGGCACAGAGCTTGATTACCGGATGACCAATGAGCGTCACGTCACGGTCTTCGATCCGAAGGCGGTGCTCGATGCCCATGCGCAAGCGGCGGGCGCGCTGCCGACGGTGGAGGTTACGGAAACCAAGCCCAATGACGCTAGTTCCTTGCCGCCGGTCTATGCCGGCGGGCAGGTGGCGAGCGGGGCAAAGCTAGGGCTGCTCGGCAATCGCGGCGTGTTCGATACACCGTTCAACACGACCAGCTATACGTCAAAGACGATCGAAGACCAGCAGGCCAAGGCCATCGGCGACGTTCTGGCGAATGATCCCTCCGTTCGCATACTGAGCTCCCAACCCAATGGCGGTGAAACCTTCTTTATTCGCGGCTTTCCTGTCGCGAACGCAAACGTCGCGTTTGATGGTCTCTACGGCGTCGTTCCCTACTGGAAAGGTTCTGTCGCATCGGCCGAACGAATAGAGGTTGTGAAAGGCCCCGGCGCATTGCTGTTCGGGATGGCACCCGGCGGTTCTGTGGGAGGAAGCGTCAACATCGTTCCGAAGCGAGCAGGGGATGAGCCGCTCACGCGCGTGATCGGCAACTACGTGGCGGATTCGAATTTTGGTGGTCAGGTCGACGTAGGCCGACGGTTCGGCGACCAGAACGAGTTCGGCGTTCGCTTCAACGGTGTTTACCGCGATGGCGAGACGTATCGCGATACGTCGCAGCGCCAGGGTGAAGTTGCCCTTGGTCTCGATTATCGCGGCGAACGCGCAAGGGTCTCGCTCGATCTCGGCTACCTTGATCTGCGTTATAATGGGACTGAAGGCGCAATGTTCGCGGGAACGAACATCATTCCGCCAGCTCCGGATGCCAGGAAGCAGATCTTCCAGCCCTGGACCTATTACAACAGCCAGACGCTTTACGGCGCGGTGCGCGGCGAAGTGGATGTCACGGACAATGTGACGGTGTACGCTGCCGCAGGTGGCCGCAACTATAAGGATCAATATCTTCTGCCTTTTGGCAGTGGTCTGACCGCAGCCGGAAACTTCACCGAGAATTTTTCGCGGGCCAACGAATACTGGAATGCCTACACCGCAGAAACCGGTATCCGCGCCAAGTTTGACACCGGATTTGTCAGCCACCGTGTGAGTGTTGCGGCCAGCACCCTGGTGACCGAGAATGGCAGCTTGAGCGACGCTAGCCTGCCGCCCGTAGCGTCCAATATCTACAATCCGACTTTTGTCGCCCGTCCTACCTATGCGTCTTTCGGCGCATTGCCAAAGACAGCGGCGAGTGAATTGAACGGCGTGGCAGTCGCCGACACGTTATCGGTTCTTCAGGAGCGAATTCAGTTCATCGTTGGTGCACGCTATCAGGAAGTACAGGCCGAAAATTTCAATGCAACAACGGGGGTGCGGACGTCCAATTATGAGAGCAACGCGGTGTCGCCGGCTTTTGGTGTGGTCGTGAAGCCGGTGGAATCCATATCGCTCTACGCCAACTATATTGAAGGATTGAGTGCGGGTCTGGTCGCTCCGCCAGGTACGAACAACGCCGGCCAGGTGTTTCCACCCATCGTCTCAAAACAGACGGAGGGCGGCGTGAAGTTCAAAATGGGGGCGCTCGGCGCGACTGTCGGTTACTTCGACATCACGCTCCCGAGTATCTTTAATGACAACAATACATACGTAATGAATGGGCTGCAAAGAAACAGCGGCGTTGAGTTCAATGTCTTCGGTGAAATCACGCCCGGTTTGCGGGCTCTTGGCGGCTTCATGTTTCTTGAAGCCGAGCTGGAGAAAACTGCTGGCGGCACCTTCGACGGAAACATGCCGACCAACGTTCCGCGTAGAAGCGTCAATCTCGGCGTGGAGTGGGATACGCCCTTCATTCATGGCCTTACTTTGACTGCTCGGGGAATCTACACGAGCTCGGTCTACGTCAATCAGGCGAACACCCAGGTTTTGCCCGACTGGACGCGATATGACGTAGGAGCGCGCTACAAGATCGAGCGGGCGAACGGCAAGCCAGTTACCATCGTCGCAAACGTAATCAATGTCTTCGACAAGGCCTATTGGTCTTCGGCCTCGCTCTATCGAGGTGCCCCGAGAACCTTCATGCTCTCGACCGTTTTTGATTTCTAA